From Corynebacterium frankenforstense DSM 45800, the proteins below share one genomic window:
- a CDS encoding ABC transporter permease gives MSYSPMNAVTTVAAREVRTTMRSKAILISLAVILVVTVAGIGFGAWFMNSSDGDTVDVAVTGEVEPDAFAAADEDVNASAAADRDAAAAAVEDGEVDAAFVLNPDGSGELIAEGTPPAGLSQTASAFLEQHALGQALEASGADQQAFAQAFQPGALEVTDVDADALGTDPSMLVTVMLGVVVIIFLVFLFAGILGGRVTEEKASRIVEIMLATVRPIELLAGKLLGNLIVGVIGAVLFLAAGGVALAVTGLAEDFDFDWSVLPMLIVCFILGMLFFGSLYAAAGSLVARSEDIQSTQMPIMLLMYVAIFAPTFGLNNLDSTLMQVLSWIPPSSLTVAPLQLAAGNWSGWQVAASLAVSAVVTAGILALVARIYRNAILRNGQKVSWTAAIKG, from the coding sequence ATGAGCTACTCCCCCATGAACGCGGTGACCACCGTCGCCGCCCGAGAAGTACGCACCACCATGCGCAGCAAGGCGATCCTGATCTCGCTGGCGGTGATCCTCGTGGTCACCGTCGCGGGCATCGGCTTCGGCGCCTGGTTCATGAACAGCTCCGACGGGGACACCGTCGACGTCGCCGTGACCGGTGAGGTGGAGCCGGACGCCTTCGCGGCGGCCGACGAGGACGTCAACGCCTCAGCCGCGGCCGACCGGGACGCCGCGGCCGCCGCGGTGGAGGACGGCGAGGTCGACGCCGCCTTCGTGCTCAACCCCGACGGCTCCGGCGAGCTGATCGCCGAGGGCACCCCGCCGGCCGGGCTGAGCCAGACCGCGAGCGCCTTCCTCGAGCAGCACGCGCTGGGCCAGGCGCTCGAGGCCTCCGGGGCGGACCAGCAGGCCTTCGCCCAGGCCTTCCAGCCCGGCGCGCTCGAGGTCACCGACGTCGACGCCGACGCCCTCGGCACGGACCCCTCGATGCTGGTGACCGTGATGCTCGGCGTCGTGGTCATCATCTTCCTGGTCTTCCTCTTCGCCGGCATCCTCGGCGGGCGCGTGACCGAGGAGAAGGCCTCGCGCATCGTCGAGATCATGCTGGCCACTGTCCGCCCGATCGAGCTGCTGGCCGGCAAGCTGCTGGGCAACCTCATCGTGGGCGTCATCGGCGCGGTACTCTTCCTCGCCGCCGGCGGCGTCGCCCTGGCGGTGACGGGCCTGGCCGAGGACTTCGACTTCGACTGGTCGGTGCTGCCGATGCTGATCGTCTGCTTCATCCTCGGCATGCTCTTCTTCGGCAGCCTCTACGCCGCGGCCGGCTCGCTGGTCGCGCGCAGCGAGGACATCCAGAGCACGCAGATGCCGATCATGCTGCTGATGTACGTCGCGATCTTCGCGCCCACCTTCGGGCTGAACAACCTGGACTCGACGCTGATGCAGGTGCTCTCCTGGATCCCGCCGTCCTCGCTGACGGTCGCCCCGCTGCAGCTGGCCGCGGGCAACTGGTCGGGCTGGCAGGTCGCGGCCTCGCTGGCGGTCTCCGCGGTGGTCACCGCGGGGATCCTCGCGCTGGTCGCGCGCATCTACCGCAACGCGATCCTGCGCAACGGTCAGAAGGTCTCCTGGACGGCCGCGATCAAGGGTTAG
- a CDS encoding ABC transporter ATP-binding protein: protein MSTLEIDSLTKRYGDNLALDNLSFTVPAGSLYGFVGSNGAGKSTCMRIALGVLEADSGEVRVDGRPVDDAVRRTIGYMPEERGLYDKEPIGEQLAYLARLHGVGKQAAQANTEALLERLGLAERAGDKLNTLSLGNQQRVQLAAALVHDPEILVLDEPFSGLDPVAVDVMAELLREYAERGAPVVFSSHQLDLVQRLCDRIVIITDGRRRAEGTVAELRDAGPVLFEVTVGAPPIADAAPAPEGGSVPVGAAAPGAAEPEWLPEGCRLVERHGDTLLVEADSAARDQEILRAALGAGPVHSFTRHRPDLTELFREVVA from the coding sequence GTGAGCACCCTAGAGATAGACAGCCTGACCAAGCGCTACGGCGACAACCTCGCCCTGGACAACCTCAGCTTCACCGTGCCCGCCGGCAGCCTCTACGGCTTCGTCGGCTCCAACGGCGCAGGCAAGTCGACCTGCATGCGCATCGCCCTCGGCGTGCTCGAGGCCGACTCCGGCGAGGTCCGCGTCGACGGCCGCCCCGTCGACGACGCGGTGCGCCGCACCATCGGCTACATGCCCGAGGAGCGCGGCCTCTACGACAAGGAGCCCATCGGCGAGCAACTCGCCTACCTCGCGCGCCTGCACGGCGTCGGAAAGCAGGCCGCACAGGCCAACACGGAGGCCCTCCTCGAGCGTCTCGGCCTGGCCGAGCGCGCCGGCGACAAGCTCAACACGCTCTCGCTGGGCAACCAGCAGCGCGTGCAGCTGGCGGCCGCGCTCGTGCACGACCCGGAGATCCTCGTGCTCGACGAGCCGTTCTCCGGCCTCGACCCCGTCGCCGTCGACGTGATGGCCGAGCTGCTGCGCGAGTACGCCGAGCGCGGCGCCCCCGTCGTGTTCTCCTCGCACCAACTCGACCTGGTCCAGCGCCTGTGCGACCGCATCGTCATCATCACCGACGGCCGCCGCCGCGCCGAAGGCACCGTCGCCGAGCTGCGCGACGCCGGCCCGGTGCTCTTCGAGGTCACCGTGGGTGCGCCCCCGATTGCCGACGCCGCGCCCGCCCCCGAAGGCGGTTCCGTCCCGGTGGGCGCCGCCGCGCCCGGGGCCGCGGAGCCGGAGTGGCTGCCGGAGGGCTGCCGCCTGGTCGAGCGCCACGGCGACACGTTGCTGGTGGAGGCCGACTCCGCCGCGCGCGACCAGGAGATCCTGCGCGCCGCGCTGGGCGCCGGGCCCGTGCACTCGTTCACCCGGCACCGCCCCGACCTGACCGAACTGTTCCGAGAGGTGGTGGCGTAG
- a CDS encoding helix-turn-helix transcriptional regulator, translated as MSPRKRAERPIYNRMRVLRAERDMTRADLAKLVEVNPQTVGALERGDHYPSLDLAFRICEVFDLPVEAVFSRKEFSYLSHDVYGR; from the coding sequence ATGTCCCCAAGGAAAAGGGCCGAACGGCCAATCTACAACCGGATGCGGGTGCTGCGCGCAGAACGGGACATGACGCGCGCCGATCTCGCGAAGCTGGTCGAGGTCAACCCTCAGACCGTCGGCGCGCTCGAGCGCGGGGACCACTACCCCAGCCTCGATCTCGCCTTCCGGATCTGCGAGGTCTTCGACCTGCCCGTCGAGGCGGTCTTCTCCCGCAAGGAATTCAGCTACCTGTCCCACGACGTCTACGGAAGGTGA